A genomic stretch from Flavobacterium humidisoli includes:
- a CDS encoding efflux RND transporter permease subunit → MKKFVQGLVAFSLKNSLIVFFLTAVLLVAGIVSYIHTPIEAFPDVTNTRARIITQWPGRSAEEVEKFITLPISKQMNTIPKKAEVRSISLFGLSVVTVLFDDGVEDFYAQQYASNRLNGLDLPEGADVEIDPPSGATGEIFRYVIKSDLPIKEVQAIQDWVIERELVAVPGVADVVSFGGEEKMFEIKINPTELENYNLSALDVYEAVSKSNINVGGDVIQRGDQAYVVRGVGLVNKVEDIGNILIETKGGAPVLVKHVAEVSISAKPRLGQVGLDGDDDVVEGIVIMLRGENPGEVIKRLKERLTELNERVLPDNVKIVPFIDRTELVNTTVKTVTKNLVEGILLVSLIVFVFLYNWRTSLIVASVIPLSFLFAIIMLRIQGLPANLISMGALDFGLLLEGTLVIVENVFVSLEKKAHKVGMERFNSMSKMGLIKKSVGSVATYIFFALIILIVALMPIFSFTKVEGKMFSPLAFTLGYALLGSLILSLTYVPAMCKMMLTKNIVEKENRISRFFRTNLYRLFQWSTKHRKTTIYVFLALLAICCVRFAFYGSEFIPKLNEGAIYVRATLPNSINLDESVRLTKEMKAKIRKFEEVKFVLSQTGRPNDGTDPTGFFNIEFHIELKHKDEWKHDISKEELIAEIKKVLDVYPGVAFGFSQPIQDNVEEYVAGVKSPLAIKIFGSDLFQMEEMAAKVANSIKDVKGIEDINVYKNIGLPELRIQLNDEKMARYAVTTADAQAVIRMTIGGQAATKFYDDEKIFDITLRFEKEYRDSKEKIEGILIPTLNGKKVPLKEIATVDYKTGPTFIYREGNSRYIAVGFSIEGRDLGSTIDEAQKKVAAEVKLPKENVMKWAGEFESKERAIKQLAMIIPVVLVLILCLLYFNFGNFKDTMIAVTAMPYAFIGGFLSLWVTGTVFGISAGIGFIILFGVSAIDSIVLIGMIRENMRNGMHLRDAISHGIHSRIRPIVMIALMGSLGLLPAALSTGMGSEVQKPLAIMIVGGLITCMILSLTVLPQVFYWFYRKKDPSNTEF, encoded by the coding sequence ATGAAAAAATTTGTACAAGGTCTGGTGGCTTTCTCCTTGAAAAACTCACTCATTGTGTTTTTCCTGACTGCCGTTTTATTGGTAGCGGGAATCGTGAGTTACATTCATACACCTATAGAAGCATTTCCTGATGTAACCAATACCAGAGCCAGAATTATTACGCAATGGCCTGGACGAAGTGCCGAAGAAGTAGAGAAATTCATCACGCTTCCTATTTCGAAACAAATGAATACCATCCCTAAAAAGGCAGAAGTTCGTTCTATTTCCCTTTTCGGATTATCGGTAGTAACGGTTTTATTTGATGACGGAGTCGAAGATTTTTACGCACAGCAATACGCTTCAAACCGATTAAACGGACTGGATCTTCCTGAAGGTGCCGATGTCGAAATTGATCCGCCGTCTGGTGCAACAGGCGAAATCTTTAGATATGTAATTAAAAGTGACTTGCCTATTAAAGAAGTTCAAGCCATTCAGGACTGGGTTATCGAAAGAGAATTGGTTGCTGTTCCCGGAGTTGCCGATGTGGTAAGTTTTGGTGGGGAAGAAAAAATGTTTGAAATCAAAATTAACCCAACAGAACTTGAAAATTACAATTTATCGGCATTGGATGTTTACGAAGCGGTTTCCAAAAGTAACATCAATGTGGGCGGAGACGTCATTCAGCGTGGCGATCAAGCTTATGTGGTGCGTGGAGTTGGATTGGTAAATAAAGTCGAAGATATTGGCAATATTTTAATTGAAACCAAAGGCGGCGCGCCAGTTCTAGTAAAACACGTAGCTGAAGTTTCGATTTCAGCAAAACCAAGATTAGGACAAGTGGGTTTAGATGGCGACGATGATGTTGTAGAAGGAATCGTAATTATGCTTCGTGGCGAAAATCCAGGTGAAGTGATCAAAAGACTTAAAGAACGTTTGACCGAACTGAACGAAAGAGTTCTGCCAGACAATGTAAAAATAGTTCCGTTTATTGATCGTACCGAATTGGTAAATACAACTGTAAAAACCGTAACTAAAAACCTTGTTGAAGGTATATTACTTGTATCGCTAATCGTGTTTGTTTTCCTTTACAACTGGAGAACTTCACTAATTGTCGCATCGGTAATTCCGCTTTCGTTTTTGTTTGCGATTATCATGCTGAGAATTCAGGGACTGCCCGCAAATTTGATTTCTATGGGAGCACTCGATTTCGGATTACTGCTCGAAGGAACATTGGTTATCGTAGAAAATGTGTTCGTTTCTCTTGAAAAGAAAGCCCATAAAGTGGGAATGGAACGTTTTAACAGTATGAGCAAAATGGGGTTAATCAAGAAAAGCGTGGGAAGCGTAGCAACTTATATTTTCTTCGCATTAATTATTTTGATTGTCGCTTTAATGCCAATTTTCTCTTTCACGAAAGTAGAAGGAAAAATGTTCTCTCCCCTAGCCTTTACTCTAGGTTATGCTTTATTAGGTTCGCTGATTTTATCGCTTACTTACGTGCCTGCGATGTGTAAAATGATGCTGACGAAAAATATTGTCGAGAAAGAGAATAGGATCTCACGTTTCTTTAGAACTAATTTATACAGACTGTTTCAATGGAGTACTAAACATAGAAAAACTACCATTTATGTTTTCTTAGCTTTATTGGCTATTTGTTGTGTGCGATTTGCATTTTACGGATCAGAGTTTATTCCAAAACTTAATGAAGGGGCGATTTATGTGAGAGCAACGCTTCCGAATAGCATCAATTTGGATGAATCGGTTCGTTTGACTAAAGAAATGAAAGCCAAAATCAGGAAGTTTGAAGAAGTAAAATTTGTGCTATCGCAAACGGGAAGACCAAACGACGGAACCGACCCAACAGGATTTTTTAATATCGAATTCCATATCGAATTAAAGCATAAAGACGAATGGAAACATGATATCAGCAAAGAGGAACTGATTGCCGAAATCAAAAAAGTGCTCGATGTATATCCAGGAGTTGCATTTGGTTTCAGTCAGCCAATTCAAGATAATGTTGAAGAATATGTAGCAGGAGTTAAAAGTCCGCTGGCGATTAAGATTTTCGGAAGTGATCTTTTCCAAATGGAAGAAATGGCGGCAAAAGTCGCTAATTCCATCAAAGATGTAAAAGGAATTGAAGACATCAACGTCTATAAAAACATTGGATTGCCAGAATTGAGAATTCAGCTGAACGACGAAAAAATGGCACGTTATGCCGTAACTACTGCCGATGCGCAAGCTGTGATTAGAATGACAATTGGCGGACAAGCAGCAACCAAATTTTATGATGACGAAAAGATATTTGATATTACCCTGCGTTTTGAAAAAGAATATCGTGATTCTAAAGAGAAAATCGAAGGCATTCTGATTCCAACCCTAAATGGTAAAAAAGTGCCGCTAAAAGAAATTGCAACGGTAGATTATAAAACGGGACCGACTTTTATTTATCGTGAAGGAAACAGCCGTTATATTGCCGTAGGATTTAGCATTGAAGGTCGAGATTTAGGAAGTACTATTGATGAAGCTCAGAAAAAAGTAGCAGCCGAAGTAAAACTTCCTAAAGAAAATGTCATGAAATGGGCAGGAGAATTTGAAAGTAAAGAAAGAGCCATCAAACAATTGGCAATGATTATACCTGTGGTTTTGGTCTTAATTTTATGTCTATTGTATTTCAACTTTGGTAATTTCAAAGACACTATGATTGCGGTAACGGCAATGCCTTATGCTTTTATCGGCGGATTCTTGTCACTTTGGGTAACGGGAACCGTTTTCGGAATCTCGGCGGGAATTGGATTTATTATTCTCTTTGGAGTGAGCGCGATCGATAGTATTGTCCTCATCGGAATGATTAGGGAAAATATGCGAAACGGAATGCATTTAAGGGACGCCATTTCGCACGGAATTCACAGCAGAATTCGTCCTATTGTAATGATTGCCCTTATGGGATCATTAGGATTACTGCCAGCTGCGTTATCTACCGGAATGGGTTCTGAAGTGCAAAAGCCACTAGCCATAATGATTGTGGGCGGATTAATAACCTGTATGATTTTATCCCTCACCGTTTTACCGCAAGTATTCTACTGGTTTTACCGTAAAAAAGATCCAAGCAACACAGAATTTTAA
- a CDS encoding TolC family protein translates to MKRLLLTLLVIVSHKSVAQIAAINDTIVLSRTQAEALFLDKNISLISEKLNIDMADAQVIQAKLWPNPTLTIGEINLWNNATAQQLPPLWGNFGKTSQVTAELEQLIQTAGKRKKMIAMEKVSVDIAKEYFKTFLRNLKIEFRNNLTELQYNQAQEAIYKKQLSSMQTLLKAYGNQVKQGNVGKGEYIRLKATELQFLKEIADLQKENNSLQKELKVLMNLPATNYIKLTDEGFVPDNKNIDNINLGNLIASAVENRPDMKVLKLGNDYNDNKYKYEKAMRTPDVTLGVSYDRGASLMNDFVGVGFSLDLPFFNRNQGNIKAAKLAIDQGKLLAEEKTISIQSEVLQSYEDLLVTKKLYDSVEADYEGDLDKLLEAYRKNFLQKNTSMLEYLDFVDAYLDNKSILLNSKMDLNKNLEELRYISGQEIN, encoded by the coding sequence TTGAAACGTTTACTTTTAACCTTACTCGTTATTGTATCGCACAAAAGTGTGGCGCAGATTGCTGCCATAAACGATACCATTGTGCTGTCCAGAACACAGGCCGAGGCTTTGTTTTTGGATAAGAACATTTCTCTTATTTCTGAAAAACTCAACATCGACATGGCTGATGCACAGGTTATTCAGGCAAAACTATGGCCTAATCCTACGCTGACTATCGGCGAAATCAATCTTTGGAACAATGCTACTGCACAGCAATTGCCTCCGTTATGGGGGAATTTCGGAAAAACTTCGCAAGTCACTGCAGAACTGGAACAGCTGATTCAGACTGCTGGAAAACGCAAAAAAATGATTGCTATGGAAAAAGTGAGCGTTGATATCGCCAAAGAATATTTCAAAACTTTTTTACGCAATCTGAAAATCGAATTCAGAAACAATCTTACCGAACTGCAATACAATCAGGCACAAGAAGCGATTTATAAAAAACAGCTTTCGTCTATGCAGACTTTACTAAAAGCTTACGGAAATCAGGTAAAACAAGGCAATGTGGGTAAAGGCGAATACATCAGATTGAAAGCAACTGAACTTCAATTTTTAAAAGAAATAGCCGATCTGCAAAAAGAAAACAATTCTTTGCAGAAAGAGCTTAAAGTGTTAATGAATCTTCCTGCTACAAACTACATCAAACTTACCGACGAAGGTTTTGTTCCCGATAATAAGAATATCGATAACATCAATTTAGGCAATTTGATCGCTTCTGCTGTAGAAAACCGACCAGATATGAAAGTGCTTAAACTCGGTAATGACTACAACGACAACAAGTACAAATACGAAAAAGCGATGCGAACTCCAGACGTTACACTTGGGGTAAGTTATGACCGTGGAGCGAGTTTAATGAATGACTTTGTGGGCGTTGGTTTCTCTCTTGATCTTCCGTTTTTTAATAGAAATCAGGGAAATATCAAAGCCGCTAAACTAGCCATCGATCAGGGGAAATTATTGGCAGAAGAAAAAACGATCAGCATACAATCTGAAGTATTGCAGTCTTATGAAGATTTATTAGTTACCAAAAAATTGTACGACAGTGTTGAGGCTGATTATGAAGGAGATTTGGATAAACTTCTGGAAGCGTATCGCAAGAACTTCCTTCAAAAAAATACCAGCATGCTTGAATATCTTGATTTTGTTGATGCTTATTTAGACAACAAATCGATACTGCTGAATTCTAAAATGGACCTGAATAAAAATCTGGAAGAACTGCGCTATATCTCAGGTCAGGAAATCAACTAA
- a CDS encoding efflux RND transporter periplasmic adaptor subunit gives MKKYIVLPILGLMLVYGCGKKEEVKETKEEKFCIDKDLKEKITIEPIQKRSVSESINLTGNITYNGDHVVQFNSLVEGIITKTTFSLGDYVRKGQILAEIKSTELNSMQSESKSLQSQINVAQRNLQAAKSMFDDGISSQKDLMQAQSELDVLKANLENVRANLAMFSASSERSVFLIKAPTEGYIVDKNISPGMQITNSSEPLFTISDLKEIWVLVNVYTSNLKNVSENMPVDVTTPAYPGEIFKGKINMMSKIFDADEHVLKARIVMDNRNLKLKPGMTADITIDKSIGGEELVSVPAKAAIFDNNRDYILIYKDDCTIETREISPKLKNNSWLYFDKGVNEGEKVITKNQLLIHERLKN, from the coding sequence ATGAAGAAATATATTGTACTCCCAATATTGGGGTTAATGCTCGTTTATGGATGTGGCAAAAAAGAAGAAGTAAAAGAAACGAAAGAAGAAAAGTTTTGTATCGATAAAGATTTAAAAGAAAAAATCACAATCGAACCAATTCAAAAACGGTCTGTGAGCGAATCTATAAACCTTACGGGAAACATTACGTACAACGGCGATCACGTAGTTCAGTTTAACAGTCTTGTGGAAGGAATTATTACTAAAACTACTTTTTCGTTGGGCGATTATGTTCGAAAAGGACAGATTTTGGCCGAGATAAAAAGTACAGAATTAAACAGCATGCAGTCTGAAAGTAAATCGCTTCAATCGCAAATAAACGTGGCACAGCGTAATTTGCAAGCAGCAAAATCAATGTTTGATGATGGAATTTCATCACAAAAAGATTTAATGCAGGCACAAAGCGAACTGGATGTCTTAAAAGCTAATCTTGAAAATGTAAGAGCCAATCTAGCCATGTTTAGCGCCAGCAGCGAAAGATCTGTTTTTCTAATTAAAGCGCCAACAGAAGGTTATATCGTAGACAAAAATATAAGTCCGGGAATGCAGATTACAAACAGCAGTGAACCGCTTTTTACTATATCTGACTTAAAAGAAATCTGGGTTTTGGTGAATGTATATACGAGTAACTTGAAAAATGTATCTGAAAATATGCCTGTTGATGTTACAACTCCAGCGTATCCGGGAGAAATCTTTAAAGGAAAAATCAATATGATGTCGAAAATTTTTGATGCCGACGAACATGTTTTGAAAGCCCGAATTGTAATGGACAACCGAAACCTGAAATTAAAACCGGGAATGACAGCCGACATTACAATCGATAAAAGCATAGGTGGCGAAGAATTGGTTTCTGTTCCCGCAAAAGCAGCCATTTTTGACAATAACCGCGATTATATCTTAATCTACAAAGACGATTGTACAATTGAAACCCGAGAAATAAGTCCGAAACTGAAAAACAACAGCTGGCTTTATTTTGACAAAGGCGTTAACGAAGGCGAAAAGGTCATTACCAAAAACCAATTGCTGATTCACGAAAGATTAAAAAACTAA
- a CDS encoding TetR/AcrR family transcriptional regulator, protein MASKDRILRQKEETRNNILGAAYDIVKEEGWNGLSMRKIADRIEYTAPIIYEYFSNKEAILEELTGKGFVKLTKELQIAIDKFEKPEDQLEAMWMTYWDFAFTNTELYQLMFGVQMTCCAQRCSAQEGPYKLFTQVIAEVMKESNPSEDIIKQKYFTFFSIIHGLIAINIINKSDILETINAQILKDAITGIIKSIQ, encoded by the coding sequence ATGGCTAGCAAAGATCGAATTTTAAGACAAAAAGAAGAGACAAGGAACAACATCCTTGGCGCTGCTTATGATATCGTAAAAGAAGAAGGCTGGAATGGTTTGAGTATGCGTAAAATTGCCGACAGAATCGAATATACTGCTCCTATTATTTATGAATATTTTTCGAATAAAGAAGCAATATTAGAAGAACTGACTGGCAAAGGTTTTGTCAAACTGACTAAAGAATTGCAAATTGCAATAGACAAGTTTGAAAAACCCGAAGATCAATTGGAAGCCATGTGGATGACTTACTGGGACTTTGCTTTTACTAATACTGAATTGTATCAACTTATGTTTGGTGTTCAAATGACTTGCTGTGCACAGCGATGTTCGGCTCAGGAGGGACCTTACAAATTATTCACTCAAGTAATTGCTGAAGTTATGAAAGAAAGCAATCCTAGTGAAGATATCATTAAACAAAAATATTTTACTTTCTTTTCTATTATTCATGGCTTAATCGCCATCAACATCATTAACAAAAGCGATATTTTAGAAACAATAAATGCCCAGATTTTGAAAGACGCCATTACTGGTATCATCAAATCTATACAATAA
- a CDS encoding cupin domain-containing protein, which yields MKTLTILKTTIAVLFFQQTFSQETKKENTAPKYTIENCVNHFDINKATKTKVGYQYWFANKDFTQENTLKMSIVEPGKSTHAPHHHPEEEFFYILEGTAEFFLDGKTVTAGPNTSFYCPPNAEHGISNAGKTDLKYLVIKKDLR from the coding sequence ATGAAAACGCTAACGATTCTAAAAACCACAATTGCTGTTTTGTTTTTCCAGCAGACTTTTTCACAAGAAACAAAAAAAGAAAACACAGCACCAAAATACACAATAGAAAACTGTGTCAATCATTTTGATATAAACAAAGCCACCAAAACGAAGGTTGGTTATCAATATTGGTTTGCCAATAAAGATTTTACTCAGGAAAATACTTTGAAAATGAGCATTGTCGAACCTGGAAAATCGACGCATGCGCCGCATCATCATCCTGAAGAAGAATTTTTTTATATCTTAGAAGGAACTGCCGAATTCTTTTTGGACGGAAAAACCGTAACAGCGGGTCCAAATACCAGTTTCTATTGTCCGCCAAATGCTGAGCATGGAATTAGTAATGCAGGGAAAACAGATTTGAAATATTTAGTAATTAAAAAGGATTTGAGATAG
- a CDS encoding response regulator transcription factor has protein sequence MNVLLIEDDKRISEFIVKGLEENNFTVHLAETGEIARDLIQQDIWDIILMDIMLPGIDGIQLVKLMRFKKNHTPVLMLSALSDTDDKVTALDSGADDYLVKPFHFKELISRVNALTRRTKFNYDKVETLYKLGTLTINPEEHKVTENDTLIDLSPREYKLLLYLLENRNKVIPRTQILNAVWGINYDNNTNVVDVYISYLRNKIEQNHKFIHTIKGTGYMIKEES, from the coding sequence ATGAATGTTTTACTCATTGAAGATGATAAACGCATCAGCGAATTTATAGTAAAAGGTTTGGAGGAAAACAACTTTACTGTGCATCTGGCCGAAACGGGCGAGATTGCCAGAGACCTCATTCAGCAAGATATTTGGGATATTATTTTGATGGATATTATGCTTCCGGGAATCGACGGCATTCAGCTTGTCAAATTAATGCGTTTCAAAAAAAATCATACTCCCGTTTTAATGTTAAGCGCTTTGAGCGATACCGATGATAAAGTAACCGCTTTAGATTCTGGCGCCGATGATTATTTGGTGAAACCGTTTCATTTTAAGGAATTAATTTCGAGAGTCAACGCGCTTACGCGAAGAACCAAATTCAATTATGACAAAGTAGAAACCTTATACAAATTAGGAACTTTAACCATAAATCCTGAAGAACATAAGGTTACCGAAAACGATACGTTAATCGATTTATCGCCAAGAGAATATAAACTGCTCTTGTATTTATTAGAAAACCGAAACAAAGTAATTCCGAGAACGCAGATTTTAAATGCTGTTTGGGGAATTAATTACGATAACAATACGAATGTTGTCGATGTTTACATTTCTTATTTAAGAAACAAAATTGAGCAGAACCATAAATTTATCCATACCATAAAAGGAACGGGATATATGATTAAAGAAGAATCATGA
- a CDS encoding sensor histidine kinase, with protein MKIRNRFTLISSLTFSVVFVIASFITYYSFYSYSEKIVYNELQKTCLLTGIFYLEKDELPENQHLLIGQQFRENSLEIITRVYNNKNQIVYGDKTIDNNINAERLDYIRKNRKLSFKSKHHFYFGSYYHDNQGDFVVFVKKNDVEFKTMTDRLQIIMIMVLIIGLITIYIVSRVLSNLAYSPIKNIIDQVNEIQASSLDRQIVSPNSKDDIQELVETYNNLFTRLSDTFIIQKNFINYVSHEFKTPLTAISGNLEVFAQKDRSSAEYKEMSEKVLENVYQIEDTMNTLMMLSGLRNNTELNEIFRVDELVWDINDQLPEIYDLKNAPIQIVLEVANDKLLSIKGNSNEIKIALYNIIENAVKYSNGNPIKISLLEQDNQLKIVIEDRGSGISEDDLTFIKQTFYRGKNVKDIKGSGVGLSLANIIFKQNKIDFNIASKKDEGTTVTLLFPPL; from the coding sequence ATGAAAATACGCAATAGGTTTACCTTAATATCATCTCTTACGTTTAGCGTTGTCTTTGTCATTGCTTCCTTTATCACGTATTATTCTTTCTACAGTTATTCGGAAAAGATTGTATATAACGAACTTCAAAAAACGTGTCTGCTTACGGGGATTTTCTATCTCGAAAAAGATGAACTGCCCGAAAATCAGCATTTGTTAATTGGACAGCAATTCAGGGAGAATTCGCTGGAAATCATCACGCGCGTGTACAACAATAAAAATCAGATTGTATACGGCGACAAAACGATCGACAACAATATCAATGCCGAAAGATTAGATTATATTCGAAAAAACAGAAAGCTCAGTTTCAAATCTAAACATCATTTCTATTTTGGAAGTTATTATCATGACAATCAAGGAGATTTTGTGGTTTTCGTTAAAAAAAATGACGTCGAATTTAAAACCATGACCGACAGATTGCAAATCATTATGATTATGGTTTTAATCATCGGATTAATAACGATTTATATTGTGAGCCGTGTGCTTTCTAATCTAGCGTACAGTCCGATAAAAAACATTATTGATCAAGTAAACGAAATTCAGGCTTCGTCGCTCGATCGCCAGATTGTTTCTCCAAATTCCAAAGATGATATTCAGGAACTGGTAGAAACGTACAACAATTTATTTACCCGTTTGTCGGATACTTTTATCATTCAAAAAAACTTCATCAATTATGTTTCGCATGAATTTAAAACGCCTTTAACGGCTATTTCAGGCAACTTAGAAGTATTTGCACAAAAAGACAGATCAAGTGCCGAATACAAAGAAATGTCTGAAAAAGTATTAGAGAATGTCTATCAAATCGAAGACACCATGAATACTTTGATGATGCTTTCTGGTCTTAGAAATAATACAGAACTTAATGAAATTTTTAGGGTCGATGAATTGGTTTGGGATATTAACGACCAATTGCCTGAGATTTACGATTTAAAAAATGCTCCGATACAAATCGTTCTAGAAGTGGCAAATGATAAACTGCTTTCGATAAAAGGAAACAGCAACGAAATCAAAATCGCTTTATACAACATTATAGAAAATGCCGTAAAATATTCGAACGGAAATCCTATCAAAATAAGTCTGCTGGAACAAGACAATCAGCTCAAAATTGTCATTGAAGACCGCGGAAGTGGCATTAGCGAAGATGACTTAACTTTCATTAAACAAACCTTTTACAGAGGCAAAAATGTAAAAGATATAAAAGGCAGCGGAGTTGGACTTTCACTAGCCAATATTATCTTCAAACAAAACAAAATCGATTTTAATATTGCATCCAAAAAAGACGAAGGAACAACGGTAACACTACTCTTTCCGCCACTCTAA
- a CDS encoding SMP-30/gluconolactonase/LRE family protein, giving the protein MMNPLQLKIKSNLLFVIALTFTNFIYAQTSKEKSHSIIAKGAILTKLSNQFSFTEGPASDKKGNIYFTDQPNNRIMKWSVNGKLSVFMENAGRANGLYFDHKGNLLACADEKNELWKIDKNKNYTVLLNNFEGKRLNGPNDLWVDPKGGIYFTDPFYQRDYWKHTSKEIEKECVYYLSPDKSKIINVENDLVKPNGIIGTSDGKTLYVADIAGNKTYSYKIESNGSLDEKKLFTESGSDGMTIDESGNIYLCGKGVTIFNPQGEKISHIDVPQPWTANVCFGGKKFKTLFITAGKSIYTIEMNVRGMK; this is encoded by the coding sequence ATGATGAATCCACTTCAACTTAAAATAAAATCAAACCTTTTATTTGTCATTGCTTTAACTTTTACAAATTTTATATACGCTCAGACATCAAAAGAAAAAAGCCATTCCATAATAGCAAAAGGCGCAATACTCACAAAACTATCAAATCAATTCAGTTTTACAGAAGGACCTGCTTCGGATAAAAAAGGAAATATTTATTTTACGGATCAGCCTAATAACAGAATTATGAAATGGTCGGTTAATGGTAAACTTTCTGTTTTTATGGAAAATGCAGGAAGAGCTAACGGTTTATATTTTGATCACAAAGGCAATCTTTTGGCTTGCGCCGATGAAAAAAATGAACTTTGGAAAATAGACAAAAACAAAAATTATACTGTATTGCTAAACAACTTCGAAGGAAAAAGGCTGAATGGTCCTAATGATCTTTGGGTTGACCCAAAAGGTGGGATCTATTTTACAGACCCTTTTTACCAAAGGGATTACTGGAAACATACCTCCAAAGAAATAGAGAAAGAATGCGTTTACTATTTATCTCCGGATAAATCCAAAATTATCAATGTTGAGAATGATCTTGTGAAACCAAATGGCATTATTGGAACTTCGGATGGAAAAACCTTATACGTTGCGGATATAGCAGGAAATAAAACGTACTCTTATAAGATCGAAAGTAATGGTTCTTTAGATGAAAAAAAGCTTTTTACTGAATCAGGTTCAGATGGAATGACAATAGACGAGTCGGGAAATATTTACTTATGCGGAAAAGGAGTTACCATATTCAATCCACAAGGAGAAAAAATATCTCATATTGATGTTCCCCAACCTTGGACAGCTAATGTTTGTTTTGGAGGAAAAAAATTTAAAACATTATTTATTACTGCCGGTAAAAGTATTTATACAATAGAAATGAATGTTCGAGGAATGAAATAA
- a CDS encoding efflux RND transporter periplasmic adaptor subunit, producing the protein MNPENARIPKNFIRENVQPIKTTMKMKNVIITSFILALVLSSCGDKNQAPTAPPPPVLPVLAITSANTTTDAEYPASIQGTVDVEIRPQVSGNLDRIFVDEGAYVSKGQTLFKINERPFREQLNNALASLHAAEAALINANLEVDKLTPLVQNKVVSDYQLKTAKASQKIAAANIEQAKAMVGSAKINLGYTNVTAPVSGYIGRLPKKQGSLVSAADVEPLTTLSDVHEVFAYFSLGETDFINFKEQYKGSSLGDKIKKLPPVTLILADNNAYPQTGKIDMVDGQFDKTTGAITIRATFPNANGILRSGNTGRIRLGLQHDDAILVPQAATVEMQDKVFVFTVGKDNKVTKMPIVVVGKSGTNYLIKEGVKTGDQIVLSGIDKLQDGQAIQPEKATKVAQVTNQK; encoded by the coding sequence ATGAATCCCGAGAATGCCAGAATACCAAAGAATTTTATCCGAGAAAATGTTCAACCAATTAAAACCACTATGAAAATGAAAAATGTAATTATAACCAGTTTTATTCTGGCCTTAGTATTAAGCAGCTGTGGCGACAAAAATCAAGCGCCTACTGCTCCACCTCCACCGGTTTTACCAGTTTTAGCTATCACAAGTGCCAATACAACTACTGACGCTGAATATCCTGCTTCTATACAAGGAACTGTTGATGTTGAAATTCGTCCTCAAGTAAGCGGAAACCTAGACAGAATTTTTGTCGACGAAGGTGCTTATGTAAGCAAAGGACAAACTTTATTCAAAATCAATGAGCGTCCGTTTCGTGAGCAGTTAAACAATGCTTTGGCAAGTCTTCACGCTGCAGAAGCGGCTTTAATCAACGCTAATTTAGAAGTAGATAAACTAACTCCGCTTGTTCAAAACAAAGTAGTTTCAGACTATCAATTGAAAACGGCTAAAGCTTCTCAAAAAATTGCCGCTGCGAATATTGAACAGGCAAAAGCAATGGTTGGTTCTGCTAAAATTAATTTAGGCTATACAAATGTGACAGCTCCAGTAAGTGGTTACATCGGAAGACTGCCTAAAAAACAAGGAAGTTTAGTTTCTGCTGCTGATGTTGAGCCTTTAACGACTTTATCTGATGTTCACGAAGTATTTGCTTACTTCTCTTTGGGTGAAACTGATTTCATCAACTTTAAAGAGCAATATAAAGGAAGTTCTCTTGGAGATAAAATCAAAAAATTACCTCCAGTTACTTTGATCTTGGCAGATAACAATGCTTATCCTCAAACAGGAAAAATCGATATGGTTGATGGTCAGTTTGATAAAACTACAGGAGCCATCACCATTAGAGCAACTTTCCCAAATGCAAACGGAATTTTACGCTCTGGAAATACAGGAAGAATCCGTTTAGGATTACAGCACGACGATGCGATTTTAGTTCCACAAGCTGCTACAGTTGAAATGCAGGATAAAGTATTTGTTTTCACCGTAGGTAAAGACAACAAAGTGACTAAAATGCCTATCGTAGTAGTAGGTAAAAGCGGAACCAATTATTTAATTAAAGAAGGCGTAAAAACGGGTGACCAAATCGTGTTAAGCGGTATTGACAAACTTCAGGACGGTCAAGCGATTCAGCCTGAAAAAGCTACAAAAGTTGCCCAAGTAACTAATCAAAAATAA